In the genome of Terriglobales bacterium, one region contains:
- the rsmH gene encoding 16S rRNA (cytosine(1402)-N(4))-methyltransferase RsmH, whose amino-acid sequence MAAGLESNAPQGGGHGTGGESGHVSVLSKEAIDFLAIRRGGTCIDATLGLGGHALAIAKRLGAQGRLIGLDRDPAALEIARRRLEPPPELREDWPQVQVEHAAFSELERIVAPASADGLLADLGVSSLQLDDAGRGFSFQAEGPLDMRMDPRSERTADQVVNRLDEVTLAKVIYEFGEERRSRRIARAIVRARPIRSTAHLAQVISAAFRSMKPGRIHPATRTFQAIRIHVNRELEELGALLAAAPRVLRPGGRLVIISFHSLEDRMVKDALREAARRGAYRILTPKPVTASEQEIERNPRARSAKLRAAERLAG is encoded by the coding sequence ATGGCAGCAGGGTTGGAAAGCAACGCCCCTCAGGGGGGCGGGCATGGCACGGGTGGGGAGTCTGGCCATGTCTCGGTTCTTTCAAAAGAAGCGATCGATTTCCTGGCCATCCGGCGAGGCGGCACCTGTATCGATGCCACCCTGGGCCTGGGCGGGCACGCGTTGGCTATCGCAAAACGCCTCGGCGCTCAGGGTCGTTTGATTGGGCTCGATAGGGACCCCGCTGCGCTGGAGATCGCCCGCCGGCGCCTCGAGCCGCCTCCCGAACTGCGGGAGGATTGGCCGCAGGTGCAGGTCGAGCATGCCGCCTTCTCCGAACTGGAGCGCATCGTCGCGCCGGCTTCAGCGGACGGCCTGCTGGCCGACCTGGGCGTCAGCTCATTGCAGCTCGACGATGCCGGGCGGGGGTTCAGTTTTCAGGCGGAAGGGCCGCTCGACATGCGCATGGACCCGCGCAGCGAGCGCACCGCCGATCAAGTGGTAAATCGCCTCGACGAGGTCACTCTCGCCAAGGTGATTTACGAATTCGGTGAGGAAAGGAGGTCGCGGAGAATCGCCAGAGCCATTGTCCGGGCGCGGCCGATACGCAGTACCGCTCATCTAGCACAAGTCATATCGGCCGCGTTCCGGTCAATGAAACCCGGGCGCATTCATCCTGCGACGCGTACTTTCCAAGCAATCCGGATTCACGTGAACCGCGAACTGGAGGAACTCGGGGCACTGCTCGCAGCAGCGCCCCGGGTCCTGAGGCCGGGAGGGAGGCTGGTCATCATCAGCTTCCACTCGCTGGAGGACCGCATGGTGAAAGACGCGCTGCGCGAAGCCGCGCGCCGGGGAGCCTACAGGATCCTGACTCCCAAGCCGGTCACGGCCAGCGAACAGGAGATCGAGCGCAACCCGCGGGCCCGCAGCGCCAAACTGCGCGCGGCAGAAAGGCTGGCGGGATGA
- a CDS encoding cell division protein FtsL, with protein sequence MAAGAIPTTRTVRSHLVSGRAARRPSPPRAGTPEIYFPKAIDNSRLVRVVDRQRNREMAMFTVAVCALFALVMVYAGQHFSSIEYGYKLEAMKAQRDALVEQNRALRLEEASLRSPERIDALARQMGLEAPRVGQMMRLEAPGTDLGAPVMARADGVLVISPQP encoded by the coding sequence ATGGCGGCCGGGGCGATCCCCACCACGCGCACCGTGCGCTCGCACTTGGTGAGCGGGCGCGCGGCGCGGCGGCCCTCCCCCCCGCGTGCGGGCACCCCGGAGATTTACTTCCCCAAGGCCATCGACAATTCCCGCCTGGTGCGGGTGGTGGACCGGCAGCGCAACCGCGAGATGGCCATGTTCACCGTCGCCGTTTGCGCGCTGTTCGCCTTGGTCATGGTTTATGCCGGCCAGCATTTCAGTTCCATTGAATACGGTTACAAGCTGGAAGCGATGAAAGCGCAACGCGACGCGCTGGTGGAGCAGAATCGCGCTCTGCGCCTGGAGGAAGCCTCACTGCGCAGCCCGGAACGCATTGACGCCCTCGCCCGCCAGATGGGCTTGGAGGCTCCGCGAGTGGGCCAGATGATGCGCCTGGAAGCGCCGGGCACGGATCTGGGCGCGCCCGTGATGGCGCGGGCGGACGGCGTCCTGGTGATCTCGCCCCAGCCTTAA
- a CDS encoding division/cell wall cluster transcriptional repressor MraZ, whose product MFRGNHPTRVDEKGRLKVPAEFKRLIDEKYTDRFYITSVDGQRAQIYPFEEWERIEEKLARLSNFNPTKKKLLNRTNYYGQAVEMDAQGRLLIPPILRQAAQLRGEVAVLGNLTYLEVRNMEAFRKELEENPFTLEDEKTLDDLGI is encoded by the coding sequence ATGTTTCGCGGCAATCATCCAACCCGCGTGGACGAGAAGGGAAGGCTCAAGGTCCCGGCGGAGTTCAAGCGCCTGATCGACGAGAAGTACACGGACCGGTTCTACATCACCAGCGTGGACGGGCAACGGGCGCAAATCTACCCCTTCGAGGAGTGGGAACGCATCGAGGAGAAGCTGGCGCGGCTGTCGAACTTCAATCCCACCAAGAAGAAGCTCTTGAATCGCACCAATTATTACGGCCAGGCGGTGGAGATGGATGCCCAGGGGCGCCTGTTGATTCCGCCCATCCTGCGCCAGGCGGCGCAGTTGCGGGGCGAGGTGGCGGTGCTGGGCAACCTCACGTATCTGGAAGTGCGGAACATGGAAGCGTTCCGCAAGGAGTTGGAGGAGAACCCGTTCACGCTTGAGGATGAAAAGACCCTGGACGACTTGGGCATTTAG